The following coding sequences lie in one Cloeon dipterum chromosome 1, ieCloDipt1.1, whole genome shotgun sequence genomic window:
- the MEP-1 gene encoding uncharacterized protein MEP-1 isoform X2 has protein sequence MEAVMMPSGEALNKSDNGEDASAQVHSNGEANGGGSDGGDSPPPAKKSKISASDDGAGKKAPILVELGSDDYPVDNGISGTDAFSAEEENGEEHQNGEDLDNDSVCELEGGEEINGEDEQEEEEAEEDEIQEVETNDEVQEIDDEDEDGDIQEVTEDGDPLDNSGVGGEESNDASNVKTPPKKVVNAPKTTSNSQQEALNLTPRRSGRNSLKNKRYIDGEEDDDDGSDIEEIVPQDPLAVITPVKKSVLSESLSSSAEKIPKKNTIIVSDTKALAKIAASSKDGKKEPTLVIIDTNSILSGRGPVPLTAPSGPSASLSSAQGVYPLGAKSKPATPPPGAAATKQQKAQAGLTDDMYVVEAPSFIVPYVYEKPAKESLKDTIEKLAEGVREKERKEREERRKQRQEEKDKKKKEREKRAQKKAQEKAEREAAGEDGALDPNDTDYTDEEIDDDSDSDLSDAKGPAPKPSSYFESPIGKFFMNIGMNMVQEYVQTDLLKMTKRKMNKSSSNSTENQIAVQSLLKNLEQSKENNKPYKHETKQCKLCNFKTESDVVLEHHLEIPHFKNFVYCCNFCPVTMRTNQDILIHMQTEHKKCGRMERAPSFHQCPNCPFEDNQKSKITRHMISCQKRFRPEKNLEPPLDWEPPAKIPRVPKQRQILPTQAMAQFGNPRLQGQLAQHPLMPKLAGTTLVPNILSSARGKGRPAMGSRYLPDLKAMPKAITPSQLRQTGAMFNQKMMVPNAAYQLSNNQMYQRWQQQQNQVLPAQLKSLMQGGTTVPLGLSSGSLTIQTTNKSPAAKLLQQPSISITPLPRQTNTSSSTSISPAASQMTKPGQQGGKNNFVICEICDGYIKDLEQLRNHMQWIHKVKIHPKMIYNRPPLNCQKCQFRFFTDQGLERHLLGSHGLVTSSMQEASNKGKDGGRCPVCGRVYQWKLLNHVAKDHNMTLKPAHLSYKCTVCTATFGMYKQFENHVYSAHSVVAKRVMDKKPTGPPARASNSDSLLKPLKINDEITIIPQPAKAPLAGRGGAQKKVRCEGRGIECAAGREARKWPLLILPKPANSVTNIDHILQSGDFQISVVDPSDEADFYVTPDVVYKSQL, from the exons ATGGAAGCTGTAATGATGCCTAGCGGGGAGGCATTGAACAAGTCGGACAACGGGGAGGATGCGTCCGCCCAGGTGCACAGCAACGGGGAAGCAAATGGAGGCGGCAGTGATGGCGGTGACAGTCCGCCACCTGCCAAGAAATCCAAAATTAGTGCCTCGGATGACGGTGCGGGCAAGAAAGCGCCCATTTTAGTGGAATTAGGCTCGGACGATTATCCAGTAGACAATGGTATTTCGGGGACAGACGCTTTCAGTGCTGAGGAGGAGAATGGGGAGGAACACCAGAACGGGGAAGACTTGGACAATGACAGTGTTTGTGAGTTGGAGGGCGGCGAGGAGATAAATGGGGAGGATGAacaggaggaggaagaggCAGAAGAAGATGAGATTCAAGAAGTGGAGACCAATGATGAGGTGCAGGAAATCGACGACGAGGACGAGGACGGCGATATACAGGAGGTCACTGAGGACGGCGACCCTCTGGACAACAGCGGCGTTGGTGGCGAAGAGTCAAACGACGCGTCCAACGTCAAGACGCCGCCGAAAAAAGTCGTTAACGCGCCTAAAACCACCTCCAACAGCCAGCAAGAGGCTTTAAACCTGACCCCCCGCAGGAGCGGCAGAAACTCCTTGAAGAACAAAAGATACATCGACGGCGAGGAGGATGACGACGACGGCTCCGACATCGAGGAGATCGTGCCGCAGGACCCGTTGGCCGTTATCACGCCCGTCAAAAAATCAGTGCTGAGCGAGAGTCTGTCGAGCAGTGcggaaaaaattccaaaaaagaaCACTATAATAGTGAGTGATACGAAGGCTCTGGCGAAAATCGCGGCCAGCAGCAAAGACGGCAAAAAAGAGCCGACCTTAGTCATCATCGACACCAATTCCATTCTCTCGGGCAGGGGGCCGGTGCCGTTGACCGCGCCCTCGGGGCCCAGCGCCAGCCTGTCCTCCGCGCAGGGGGTGTACCCGCTGGGCGCCAAGTCAAAACCAGCCACGCCGCCCCCAGGTGCCGCGGCGACGAAGCAGCAAAAGGCCCAGGCGGGGCTCACCGACGACATGTACGTCGTCGAGGCGCCCTCTTTTATAGTTCCGTATGTGTATGAAAAGCCCGCCAAGGAGTCTTTAAAGGATACTATAGAGAAACTTGCCGAGGGTGTTAGGGAAAAGGAGCGAAAGGAAAGAGAGGAGAGGAGGAAACAGAGGCAGGAGGAAAAAGATAAGAAGAAGAAGGAGAGGGAAAAACGAGCACAGAAGAAGGCACAGGAAAAG GCTGAACGAGAGGCGGCAGGAGAAGATGGTGCACTGGACCCCAACGACACTGACTACACTGACGAAGAAATCGACGACGATTCAGACAGTGATTTAAGTGACGCCAAAGGCCCTGCTCCGAAGCCGTCATCCTACTTCGAGAGTCCGATCGGCAAGTTCTTCATGAACATTGGAATGAACATGGTCCAGGAGTACGTCCAGACCGACTTGCTGAAAATGACGAAGCGGAAGATGAACAAGAGCAGCTCAAACAGTACCGAGAACCAGATCGCGGTGCAGTCTTTGCTTAAAAATCTGGAGCAGAGTAAGGAGAACAACAAGCCGTACAAGCACGAGACGAAGCAGTGCAAGCTCTGCAACTTCAAGACGGAGTCGGACGTGGTGCTTGAGCACCACCTTGAGATTCCGCACTTCAAGAATTTTGTATACTGCTGCAACTTCTGCCCTGTCACGATGCGCACCAATCAGGACATCCTGATCCACATGCAGACCGAGCACAAGAAATGCGGTCGGATGGAGCGGGCTCCTTCCTTCCACCAGTGTCCCAACTGCCCGTTTGAGGACAACCAGAAGAGCAAGATCACCAGGCACATGATTTCCTGCCAGAAGCGCTTCCGGCCCGAGAAGAACCTAGAGCCGCCGCTCGACTGGGAGCCACCGGCCAAGATCCCGCGCGTGCCCAAGCAGCGGCAGATATTGCCTACGCAGGCGATGGCGCAGTTTGGCAACCCCCGCCTCCAGGGCCAACTAGCGCAGCATCCGCTCATGCCCAAGCTCGCTGGCACGACCCTGGTGCCCAATATACTAAGCAGCGCTAGGGGCAAGGGTCGCCCGGCGATGGGATCGCGCTACCTGCCCGACCTAAAGGCCATGCCTAAGGCGATCACCCCGTCGCAGTTGCGCCAAACTGGAGCCATGTTCAACCAGAAGATGATGGTCCCCAACGCCGCCTATCAGCTGTCCAACAATCAGATGTATCAG CgttggcagcagcagcaaaaccAAGTCTTGCCTGCCCAACTTAAAAGTCTGATGCAAGGCGGCACCACTGTTCCTCTGGGACTGTCTTCTGGATCGCTAACAATtcag ACTACAAACAAGTCCCCTGCTGCGAAACTTCTGCAACAGCCTAGCATATCGATTACGCCGCTGCCCAGGCAGACCAACACTTCATCCAGCACTTCTATCAGTCCCGCTGCGAGCCAAATGACTAAGCCTGGTCAGCAGGGTGGCAAGAATAACTTTGTCATCTGCGAAATATGCGACGGTTACATCAAG GACCTTGAACAACTCCGTAATCACATGCAGTGGATACATAAAGTGAAAATCCATCCCAAGATGATTTACAATAGACCTCCTTTGAATTGCCAAAAGTGCCAGTTCCGCTTCTTCACTGATCAGGGTTTAGAAAGACATTTGCTTGGATCGCACGGACTAGTAACTTCAAGCATGCAAGAAGCTTCTAATAAGGGAAAAGACGGTGGACGCTGTCCCGTCTGCGGAAGA GTATACCAGTGGAAGCTATTAAACCACGTTGCTAAGGACCACAATATGACTCTGAAACCGGCTCATTTATCTTACAAGTGCACCGTGTGCACGGCTACGTTCGGCATGTACAAGCAGTTCGAGAACCACGTATACTCTGCGCACAGCGTGGTGGCCAAGCGGGTGATGGACAAGAAGCCAACCGGGCCGCCAGCGCGCGCCAGCAACTCTGACTCGCTGCTGAAGCCGCTGAAGATCAATGACGAGATAACCATCATACCTCAGCCGGCCAAGGCGCCGTTGGCAGGACGTGGTGGAGCTCAGAAAAAGGTTAGATGCGAG GGTCGGGGAATCGAGTGTGCTGCTGGCAGGGAAGCTAGAAAATGGCCATTACTCATTTTACCCAAGCCTGCCAATTCTGTAACCAACATAGATCATATCCTTCAGTCGGGTGATTTCCAAATTAGTGTAGTCGACCCAAGTGATGAGGCGGACTTTTACGTCACTCCTGATGTAGTGTACAAAAGTCAGTTGTGA
- the MEP-1 gene encoding uncharacterized protein MEP-1 isoform X1 translates to MEAVMMPSGEALNKSDNGEDASAQVHSNGEANGGGSDGGDSPPPAKKSKISASDDGAGKKAPILVELGSDDYPVDNGISGTDAFSAEEENGEEHQNGEDLDNDSVCELEGGEEINGEDEQEEEEAEEDEIQEVETNDEVQEIDDEDEDGDIQEVTEDGDPLDNSGVGGEESNDASNVKTPPKKVVNAPKTTSNSQQEALNLTPRRSGRNSLKNKRYIDGEEDDDDGSDIEEIVPQDPLAVITPVKKSVLSESLSSSAEKIPKKNTIIVSDTKALAKIAASSKDGKKEPTLVIIDTNSILSGRGPVPLTAPSGPSASLSSAQGVYPLGAKSKPATPPPGAAATKQQKAQAGLTDDMYVVEAPSFIVPYVYEKPAKESLKDTIEKLAEGVREKERKEREERRKQRQEEKDKKKKEREKRAQKKAQEKAEREAAGEDGALDPNDTDYTDEEIDDDSDSDLSDAKGPAPKPSSYFESPIGKFFMNIGMNMVQEYVQTDLLKMTKRKMNKSSSNSTENQIAVQSLLKNLEQSKENNKPYKHETKQCKLCNFKTESDVVLEHHLEIPHFKNFVYCCNFCPVTMRTNQDILIHMQTEHKKCGRMERAPSFHQCPNCPFEDNQKSKITRHMISCQKRFRPEKNLEPPLDWEPPAKIPRVPKQRQILPTQAMAQFGNPRLQGQLAQHPLMPKLAGTTLVPNILSSARGKGRPAMGSRYLPDLKAMPKAITPSQLRQTGAMFNQKMMVPNAAYQLSNNQMYQKTSLISTFQRWQQQQNQVLPAQLKSLMQGGTTVPLGLSSGSLTIQTTNKSPAAKLLQQPSISITPLPRQTNTSSSTSISPAASQMTKPGQQGGKNNFVICEICDGYIKDLEQLRNHMQWIHKVKIHPKMIYNRPPLNCQKCQFRFFTDQGLERHLLGSHGLVTSSMQEASNKGKDGGRCPVCGRVYQWKLLNHVAKDHNMTLKPAHLSYKCTVCTATFGMYKQFENHVYSAHSVVAKRVMDKKPTGPPARASNSDSLLKPLKINDEITIIPQPAKAPLAGRGGAQKKVRCEGRGIECAAGREARKWPLLILPKPANSVTNIDHILQSGDFQISVVDPSDEADFYVTPDVVYKSQL, encoded by the exons ATGGAAGCTGTAATGATGCCTAGCGGGGAGGCATTGAACAAGTCGGACAACGGGGAGGATGCGTCCGCCCAGGTGCACAGCAACGGGGAAGCAAATGGAGGCGGCAGTGATGGCGGTGACAGTCCGCCACCTGCCAAGAAATCCAAAATTAGTGCCTCGGATGACGGTGCGGGCAAGAAAGCGCCCATTTTAGTGGAATTAGGCTCGGACGATTATCCAGTAGACAATGGTATTTCGGGGACAGACGCTTTCAGTGCTGAGGAGGAGAATGGGGAGGAACACCAGAACGGGGAAGACTTGGACAATGACAGTGTTTGTGAGTTGGAGGGCGGCGAGGAGATAAATGGGGAGGATGAacaggaggaggaagaggCAGAAGAAGATGAGATTCAAGAAGTGGAGACCAATGATGAGGTGCAGGAAATCGACGACGAGGACGAGGACGGCGATATACAGGAGGTCACTGAGGACGGCGACCCTCTGGACAACAGCGGCGTTGGTGGCGAAGAGTCAAACGACGCGTCCAACGTCAAGACGCCGCCGAAAAAAGTCGTTAACGCGCCTAAAACCACCTCCAACAGCCAGCAAGAGGCTTTAAACCTGACCCCCCGCAGGAGCGGCAGAAACTCCTTGAAGAACAAAAGATACATCGACGGCGAGGAGGATGACGACGACGGCTCCGACATCGAGGAGATCGTGCCGCAGGACCCGTTGGCCGTTATCACGCCCGTCAAAAAATCAGTGCTGAGCGAGAGTCTGTCGAGCAGTGcggaaaaaattccaaaaaagaaCACTATAATAGTGAGTGATACGAAGGCTCTGGCGAAAATCGCGGCCAGCAGCAAAGACGGCAAAAAAGAGCCGACCTTAGTCATCATCGACACCAATTCCATTCTCTCGGGCAGGGGGCCGGTGCCGTTGACCGCGCCCTCGGGGCCCAGCGCCAGCCTGTCCTCCGCGCAGGGGGTGTACCCGCTGGGCGCCAAGTCAAAACCAGCCACGCCGCCCCCAGGTGCCGCGGCGACGAAGCAGCAAAAGGCCCAGGCGGGGCTCACCGACGACATGTACGTCGTCGAGGCGCCCTCTTTTATAGTTCCGTATGTGTATGAAAAGCCCGCCAAGGAGTCTTTAAAGGATACTATAGAGAAACTTGCCGAGGGTGTTAGGGAAAAGGAGCGAAAGGAAAGAGAGGAGAGGAGGAAACAGAGGCAGGAGGAAAAAGATAAGAAGAAGAAGGAGAGGGAAAAACGAGCACAGAAGAAGGCACAGGAAAAG GCTGAACGAGAGGCGGCAGGAGAAGATGGTGCACTGGACCCCAACGACACTGACTACACTGACGAAGAAATCGACGACGATTCAGACAGTGATTTAAGTGACGCCAAAGGCCCTGCTCCGAAGCCGTCATCCTACTTCGAGAGTCCGATCGGCAAGTTCTTCATGAACATTGGAATGAACATGGTCCAGGAGTACGTCCAGACCGACTTGCTGAAAATGACGAAGCGGAAGATGAACAAGAGCAGCTCAAACAGTACCGAGAACCAGATCGCGGTGCAGTCTTTGCTTAAAAATCTGGAGCAGAGTAAGGAGAACAACAAGCCGTACAAGCACGAGACGAAGCAGTGCAAGCTCTGCAACTTCAAGACGGAGTCGGACGTGGTGCTTGAGCACCACCTTGAGATTCCGCACTTCAAGAATTTTGTATACTGCTGCAACTTCTGCCCTGTCACGATGCGCACCAATCAGGACATCCTGATCCACATGCAGACCGAGCACAAGAAATGCGGTCGGATGGAGCGGGCTCCTTCCTTCCACCAGTGTCCCAACTGCCCGTTTGAGGACAACCAGAAGAGCAAGATCACCAGGCACATGATTTCCTGCCAGAAGCGCTTCCGGCCCGAGAAGAACCTAGAGCCGCCGCTCGACTGGGAGCCACCGGCCAAGATCCCGCGCGTGCCCAAGCAGCGGCAGATATTGCCTACGCAGGCGATGGCGCAGTTTGGCAACCCCCGCCTCCAGGGCCAACTAGCGCAGCATCCGCTCATGCCCAAGCTCGCTGGCACGACCCTGGTGCCCAATATACTAAGCAGCGCTAGGGGCAAGGGTCGCCCGGCGATGGGATCGCGCTACCTGCCCGACCTAAAGGCCATGCCTAAGGCGATCACCCCGTCGCAGTTGCGCCAAACTGGAGCCATGTTCAACCAGAAGATGATGGTCCCCAACGCCGCCTATCAGCTGTCCAACAATCAGATGTATCAG AAAACTAGTTTGATCTCAACCTTCCAGCgttggcagcagcagcaaaaccAAGTCTTGCCTGCCCAACTTAAAAGTCTGATGCAAGGCGGCACCACTGTTCCTCTGGGACTGTCTTCTGGATCGCTAACAATtcag ACTACAAACAAGTCCCCTGCTGCGAAACTTCTGCAACAGCCTAGCATATCGATTACGCCGCTGCCCAGGCAGACCAACACTTCATCCAGCACTTCTATCAGTCCCGCTGCGAGCCAAATGACTAAGCCTGGTCAGCAGGGTGGCAAGAATAACTTTGTCATCTGCGAAATATGCGACGGTTACATCAAG GACCTTGAACAACTCCGTAATCACATGCAGTGGATACATAAAGTGAAAATCCATCCCAAGATGATTTACAATAGACCTCCTTTGAATTGCCAAAAGTGCCAGTTCCGCTTCTTCACTGATCAGGGTTTAGAAAGACATTTGCTTGGATCGCACGGACTAGTAACTTCAAGCATGCAAGAAGCTTCTAATAAGGGAAAAGACGGTGGACGCTGTCCCGTCTGCGGAAGA GTATACCAGTGGAAGCTATTAAACCACGTTGCTAAGGACCACAATATGACTCTGAAACCGGCTCATTTATCTTACAAGTGCACCGTGTGCACGGCTACGTTCGGCATGTACAAGCAGTTCGAGAACCACGTATACTCTGCGCACAGCGTGGTGGCCAAGCGGGTGATGGACAAGAAGCCAACCGGGCCGCCAGCGCGCGCCAGCAACTCTGACTCGCTGCTGAAGCCGCTGAAGATCAATGACGAGATAACCATCATACCTCAGCCGGCCAAGGCGCCGTTGGCAGGACGTGGTGGAGCTCAGAAAAAGGTTAGATGCGAG GGTCGGGGAATCGAGTGTGCTGCTGGCAGGGAAGCTAGAAAATGGCCATTACTCATTTTACCCAAGCCTGCCAATTCTGTAACCAACATAGATCATATCCTTCAGTCGGGTGATTTCCAAATTAGTGTAGTCGACCCAAGTGATGAGGCGGACTTTTACGTCACTCCTGATGTAGTGTACAAAAGTCAGTTGTGA